In Diorhabda sublineata isolate icDioSubl1.1 chromosome 2, icDioSubl1.1, whole genome shotgun sequence, the sequence tttctatttatcaaaTAGGAATGTAGaacttttattaaatagttagatatatttgaattgatcaatttataaattaaaccCTCGATCCATTCGGAGTCAAGTCTTTTTGAATATCGATTGCGATCATAAATGACTTGTTTTTGTCTTGGAAGCcttttctaatgaaattaaagatttttatttgaGCAGTCGCAGTGTGACCACCTCTGATCCATACTGCTCGGGAGGtataattttctctttacaaAGTTTtacaatcttttaaaaattattttgtctatCACGTTTACAATATTATTTAGTAGGGATATAGGTATTCACATAACATGGCTGTTTATTAGCTTTGATAATGGGTACGATGTTGGCAATTTTTAGTATATAGGGGTAGTGTCCTgttttaataatatagtttGTGATGTGTGCAAGTAGCACTAAAGCTTTTTaggtaaattttttatcaagatattGGCTATGCCATCCTGGagctgttttgttttttaaatggaaaataatgttatAGATTTCCGTACAAGTTGTTACGTATTTTGAGTTAGGTATGTTTAATGTCTCTAAGTGGTTTTGTATTGCTTTGGTAATATTGAGTATATGGCGTGTtgtctacaaaatttttgaggaAGTCCACTCAAAATTTCTCCTCAAATTCCATCATGTTCATTTTGTTGATTTATAAAATGCCAGGCAATATCACAGAAGGGATTATTTTCTGACTTGAGTTTATTTAGAAATGATGTTcaatttctattctattctatttttatattctttaattaaaatatttattgtgtgTTGATACtgttttaaaagaattttatcGTTTTCTTGATCAGATGTTTCCCATCttttgtgtattttatttttatcatgaatTATGTCAGTGATGTAGTCAGGGAGGGTATCATGGATTTGGGGTTTATGTTTAAGAGTAGTGGACTGGTTTTTggctgttatttttatttcttgtaagTTTGCAATGAATTTATTTGAGTGTGCTGGATTTTCTAATCTGTCtgtgatttgaatatttttatgtataaattttctcaatttgacCAAGCTTGTGGTGCTGTagctttgaatattttttgttatcgtATTGTTTACTTTATGTAAGAGTTTTAGTTGGATAAGGGCGGGATCGTGATCGGATTTTATGTCTTTATTTTGTAAAGTATGCATAAGGGAAGTGGGTAGGATCGTCAGTACAAAATATGTTACAGTCAGAATTATCGCAGAAATTTAGGAGAgtacttcaatttttctttggaTATTGATCCCATTGAGGGTGTAGGCAGTTTAAATTCTGCACCAACAAAAGTTTGTTGTGAATTTTTATAGTATTAAATGTGTTTCCCATATGCTCAATTACAGAATTGTTTTGTTGCAAGAGTTGAGAATTTATGCCTTTTTTGATCAATAATACGATACCGCCATTGCATGCATCGATGGGGCGGTCTTGTCTAAAACGgcgatatattttatttttagtatttaagTCATTTGAAAAGCTTATGTTTTATATACAATTGttgttgtcatttttttcattgatctaTTGCAGGGCAAATTACTCCATGAAgatctttgaaatatttttcaatgtataaatagtgaaaatatcatttttcttaACGGGTAATACTCATATTTCAagtacaaaaataattcaaattacagACCCAGATAGGATAACAATACGAATGCTCTATGACACTTCCCATGTGATGTTAACATCATTCTCAATTTCTGAATTGAAAATGAgattaaatttgtttaaaaaattattaattataaactaataATTACATACCCACTAACATCGATTTGCGAAGCTCTTCGTTGAAACCTTATAAAACAGAAATagttatgaacatttttttaatatgtctATTCTAATATCTCATTATTTTCAGCTGGTACtgtaatatttagaatattgAAGCGAACAGCAGATTTTTCAGTGCCTAATACAGAAAATGTACCACAATTTCAAACAAAGCCTTTACCACTACCTAAaagaagtaaattatttttggaacACAGCATGAGAGAGCGAGAGTCAGCTGTTGGTAAGtattctgtataatttttaaatttattaatttgtagaGCAAAATAAGGGGCTAACACTTTAATTAAATCTTTAAGGAGATACAAATTTCTAAATAGattaatcgaaattttatatatctGCTACGCTTCCACTTTTTCGAGACACTAATCTGGTTTTAAAATTATGTGTTGTAGATATTCACCAAAGTTTCcaaaaagatttattgaaaCTAAGATTAGATGTTGCTAAATCTCTACTTCAGTATAAAtcgaatgaaaatgaaattgcaaattTCAAAGGATATTTAAAATTATCGGCACAGGTAATAATAATCTcatgaagtaaaaaaaatttttattttcattattttgtatttgcAGGTCTTGGGTATTGGAACGAAGTTTACCGTAATTTTTACACTAGAAAATTTAGATTCTACTAAACCTTTGAACGGAGTTTCGATGGTTTTACATGTGAAACCAGAGAattatatttgttcaaaaaatagaGTATTGGTAATGACTTTGAAATCTATAATTGAGTAGTCCATTTGCATAAACTCTcaatccattttttcaaattatcaaaattttttcaaatgtggcaaaatcatacaattttttcaaacaaagatgaataatatatatttcataggaaaatatatatttagttttttttttggattcaaTAGGTTTTGTGAATAACAGGTTTTGGCACTGTACTATCGgccattttcaaatttgattcagTTCCAAACTATGTTGTATATTAGTAGGTATAAAttagtattattaatattaatacttAATTATAAGAAAGTTCAAAATCACTCTCTTCAGTCAATATTCTTCCATTAGtacaaaatcattttattcGACATATGAGTAACCAGAAACTGTTAATGTGAAATGATTTTTGGCCCTAGTTGAATCACTGTACAAAACCAAGAGATattttttctggattttccATCACAATTTGTTGTTGAAGCATGCGCTCAAGGTCTTCAAAATCTGAATTTATTCAATACTTCCCCAGcaataactattttcaaatgatttgtacaatttttcataGCTTCACTCTTtagagaatatttttcaatttaccgAGTCTTCTCTTGGCTCTGGAGAGATTACAtctaattctatgaatttttcgCAGTCTTTGGTTACGTCCTTCCAGCAAAGATAAGATAACTTACTCTAACTTATTTAATTTAGCCTAGACGATTTCGGTAAAGAGAAATTTAtacctttttttgtttattttcatacatttactGATGATCCTTACACATGTTGTAGAgtacttttttaaattctaGACTTGCATCTTTATAATAGGACTGATGAAATGTCTTGAAATGACTCTTTGCAGCGAAGAATACTGTTTTCAACATGTTCATATGTTGGGAATATAGGAAGCTCTTTAGCTCTATGCTATAGGCTCGTTATATGTCTAACTGTAGGATGCTATTGAAGTCTTGTTCGAACTAACAGAAACgagattaatttttattttgaaaacattctaCAATAGGCCTTATGAATATCTCTCAcgttctcactttgttttgctTCCATCTTGTGAGAAATCTTTTCCTCTTTCTGGAGTTATTTTCCCCAAGGAATTCTTCcacattatttttgaaactatgcTCAATCAAACATAATAATCTATAATAAGTCGAAGAATATCACAATAACTGATCTGCATCTGTTGGCTTGTTGACTATATTGCAGCAATTCAttataacagattttttttacAGATAAAACTTAGGCATATTGAACAGGTTTTACTTCTGAAAACGATATGAATTTAACAagttttggaaaattaattgactttcaatttagtttttagGACAATTAAAACAGCTTTAAAAACTTCAATCTCGTTTTAAATGATAGATAGTAACAAAGCAGTATCAAGGAATATCAAAATCTCAAATTCGAACATATACAGATTTAACAGGTTTTGATAATGGGCTATTCAATTATAGGACATTTTATGGGTGACCGTTTTATTATAATCACAATcaaacgaaatatttaaaaatgttagtGTGATAAAATGGCAAATCATTTCATATACTAGCATACAAAATATGGATTAACCTTTCAATAATCTTTGCAAAGTGATTTGCagcaaatttcataatttactTATCCATAAAATGCTTAATCTAAAAATAGGAGGACTAATTGAAAttatactatattttatatttttagattcCACTTTTATTACCAGTGTCTTCATATAAAGTAAAAGTGGGGATACAAGAAGTTATCCATGAGGATCAAATACACGCTTCTAAGATGGGAGAAGTATGTGTcattagaatatttattattcatgaaaataaacCACAAACTCAACCATTGTTAGCTGCAACAGTGACTATGCCTATGTCTGACAACTCACTTGtttaaaaatcattgtttttctAACGTTAAGATATTTAGCGTTAcatgttctaaataaatattaaaagtacaaaatGTGCCTCATTTCATTATATCTTGAAGTAAAACGGAATTATTTAGTTggaaataagtaaaaataagtACGAGTATATTAgcagtataaaaaaattgaatgaactttaattaaaaatttatcctCACGAATTGAAGGaaattcattcaacacaaagaaTCAATATTTGCGATATGCACCTTAAACTAAATGAAACTGAccctattttgaaaaaaattatcattggtgatgaaaaataggtgctgtacagtaacatagttcaaaaacgatcatggagcaaacacgatgaaccaaCACAAAACACATCGAAGACTGAAAAATAACCAGCTCATGCCGACAGTTCGATGAGATTACAAAGGTATTGTGTTTTTGTCTACAAACTGTTAGACAAATATTAGCAATCCTTTCTGATACATATGCTTACTCAGCTCATAATGGTATATCTGGTAAATGAAcaatgatataaattttttttcgaatagagAAATTATATTGCCTCGAAAGTAACTGTGGAGGAACAGGATTTAAAACCAACGGTATATTTAGCTTtaaatctattaatttattaataataacaaatatcaaaacaatttttggtaaaattaatCTTAAGCAACTGTAACAGGTTTAACGGGCGCTGGTTTTACAGAAACTGAATTGTATAActtaatagtatttttatagGGTGGAGGAGGGGGAAACATATTTGAATCTTGAAATAAGTGTTTAAATTTCTCTTCTAAACTCGTCGCTGTCCTGGACACATTGTTATTATCTCTCATCGACGAATGTCGTGGTGGAGGCGAAGGTGGATTAGAACCCTAAAACagatacattattttttagatacttCTGGTTAATACACATTAAAAATTAACAcataattccaaaaattataaaaaatcctCTTCCAAATTCAAACTGACGCCAATGggcttattttgaaataacttgaatatatttttacaatttgaaaaattcataaatcatataaatacataaatgGGATAAATTAGAAATGAAGATCTTCATTTCTAAATTATAGACACAAATgtatactattattattattaatttaatgcTGTGTATTGTACAGTAAAGTTTCAAGGAGGAATCAGTAAGGCTCCAGTCCTACAACCCATATTGTTCCATAAGTGTTCAATGGGGTTACGGCCCAAGACTTTTTGTGGGCAAAACTAGGGTTACCATTTCCACTAGTTGGAGACGAGTTTGTAAAACTTagcatttatcaataaaaatttctatccTACAAAGGGTACATTAGGTGCCACATGTGGTATTAAAACGTCTATTATGGATCGAACGGCTGCAAAATAACCTCCTTGAATCACAaccaaaccaaaaaaatatatcgtcACTAAAACGACGTCCCTAATGAAATGTTGTGCCATTGATATTCTCAATATACCTTGATTTGGTAATTATATCCACGGGAAAATTATTGCTGTTGTGTTTGTTAACAAAGCGACTTTGCAATGCCTATACTAACAAAAAACAATCTTTGTTATTCCTTGTCACAAACTTTTCTAGTTATTACAGGTCTCCAGAAATCATGAACACTGTAGATTGTGTTAATCCAAGTCAAATCACACTTTTCCTTGTCACTTGCTTTTTCAAATGGCATGGCAGCATTAAAATTCTCGGTACCAAGTTAGTGAACTGATCAGggaaatcattttattacattattatttagttaatattgtaaaatataccTTGTTTGCAGTTAAATGAAGTCAGTTTCACAATTTCttatgattaaattttatatattttcagttaaGCTAGAAAAACATTtcctatttataaaataacatcAACATAACATTGAGTCACTGATACAAATTGATATTCGAAACAACATATTTTGTTGATTATGGTCAATAGAAAGTTATAGCAATAATCAGAACAAATATCTGTTCTTTTTGGGCAAAGAGAGCATTCCAATGCCATTTTGGACAATATTTAATCCCAATAGATGAATAACATATTGTATCAAGGCTTCCCCCCTCAGTGTGTACAGTATGTTGTATTAtctttttcttaattattcaacaatttttactTACAGTCGGAGGAACCGGTGTTTTGTTCAATTGCGATTTGTGTGGAGGTGGTGGGGGTGGTGGAGCATGACTAGGAGCCTGCGGTATGACTACAGGAGGTGGCGGCGGCGGAGCATGGTTAGGTTTTACCATATTTATTTTAAGTGGGGTCGATGTATGACTAGAAGGGCTCGAGTTGTAGCTGGGTGCCACATGAACAGGTATCTGAAATGCACATAATTAGTATGCAAAATCAAAATTAAGgtatatagttattttatatattaaaaagttttttctttgcCGAATCATCACTTACCGAGGGAGGTGGAGCTGAGGGTCTGGTACTCAGTGCAGGCCTTGATCTCGAATTCTGCGCTGAGGAATTGGCTAAAGATTGTCCGATAATGGAAGACATATGCCTGACGGTGCCAAACTTATGTGCGGAAGTTGTATCTGGACTTTGTGGAGAAGGCGATCGAGGAGATTTTAAACTATGTGTCCGACTGATAGGTTTGTTAATTTTTAGCTGAAGCGAGTTTGGTTTTCCTACAAAACATTATGTTACATTTAGTTTTAAATGTGATTGAATAGATAtattaagtgaaaaattaaaaaatggaaattgtagggttcctcaaatatataaatatatatatatacctaaaGTAATTATATTACATAAGGGTTAgcagaaatgttgatattttcagATGTTTTGATTAAGCAACTCCTttaagaattttacaatttatcaCAAAAGGCAATTCCATTAATAGATTAATATCAACTAGCGCCGCACGCGCCCAAGGGGCGCGTACACGGCGCTGTCCGCTAATCCCATGTGTTCTTTTGGCGTGAGTcttacatattttaataaaaagaaaaatcaatgttgcaaaatttttttcttagggTTTAGAATGTACTATTTTCTGATCTTTGACCCTTCATATCTCGAAAACACCTGaagatgtcaaaaaaaaaattgcttttggCCACCCCTGAGACTCAACTCTTTCCAACGATACCCCACTTGACTTTCTAACGTCAATAGTCTAGGAGGAGTTAGCGGGGACAAAAAAACCTtaatgtattaaatataaagattctattatgtaattaaaaacatatttatgaaTCAATTTATATCTCTataagaatgtaaaaaatgagaaataaatatattttaccaTTTAAAATTGGTGGTTTCGGCGCAACATTTGGCTTTCCATGATTGATCACAGGTTTGTTAGGTTGAACATTGTTACTGTTTTCAGAAGAATCTAGATAACTTAAGTTTGCATTACTCTTTGCTTTTCTATGTAAAGTACTCtggttaatttgaatatttgagttTGAATTTAATGATAGTTGACTCATATGAAAGCCATTAGTTATATTTTCTCGTTGTAGCTGTCGACTACCGGAGTCTACTGGTACCTGAAAAGATTTTAAGAATAGTTCATTATAGATGAAGCAAACTTGATTAAAAATGTCTGAAAATTGTACAGGAAGTAGAAACACTAGTTCATATCGTttgttttactaaaaattgttataatttattgaggTAACATTATACAAAAGAAATAGTAGAATCTTATCACATCTGGTTTAAggaacatttatttattaactgaattaatattataacgacagtaatttcatatattttcatatcaaaaactATAAATCGTGAAAACGTTCCCGTTGTTCGCCACTCATGTTTTCAGGAAAAAACCTCAGATGCGAGTGCAGGAAATTATTCTATAATGACATGTTTACTACTATCTGATATTTTCAATCtgcaaaaattcttttttttttgttttctcaacAATTCTTCCACAACgattttgaacaatttataaAGTTAATTTTACTGTGGGCCAACAAAGATTTTTGGATTCGGAAAACATCACTGTCTCTCAAGCGACTTTGCAAAGTTTTTATCCAATGTGATATGTGAAGAGGGTAGAGACATTATTTGGATCTACAAACAGTATGCTTTATATTCATTTTGTGGGTAATATACTGTTTCcaaatagtaaaaattattgaattttggtAACTGTCATTCCCAATTCACAGTATATCCTGTTAATATTAACAGTTTCTTATTTCTGTTACGCAACAAAACAGCATTTAAAccataattgaatgagttcgccaATCTgctttatcattattttcgatACATTGCTATGAAAAATCCCGGAATATCACTGAACATGACATCTTTTCTGTTTAGTGTTAATAAGTTTCATTGATTTAGTCGAGAAATATAGATGTTTATAATTGTAAATCATTTATAAAGTCATTTAATTTGGCTTAGTTGTTATTAAAAAGAGGATTCAAGAATGCATCTCATCACCTATATTTAACTTCTTATGTTATCTAGTATAATTGCAGGGATAAAGTGGATGAGGTACATTGTTAGAATAAAAATGGGCCTAGTAAAAGACGGAACTCTAGCATATATACCATccttttttgtattatatcCCATTGCCttcataataaaaaagtaacagtCATTGGTACAAAGTTCTTTCCATAACATTTGTAAATCAAATAAGAGGTGTATATTTTCTCCTCATTACCACTGGAGTAAAGCAATTTTACAGTTTTCACAAAACACAAGAGGTACCttctttttatttacatttgtaACAGGAAATCCGAAATAATTAGTTGGGTAGTTGGAAAGGAAGGCAGTTTACCATATTTTTGTAACtttcttttagaaattataaaaagttgaaatttgtgAATCAATCCATTGGAAACTAATGAAGGGGGTTGATATAACTGGTACCCAGCCGTTAGTAAGTATAGATTTAGTACAATAATTCTTATGCACATTACATATCCAAGAAGGAACAAAAACCAAAGTACTGGCCCAAAATCCAAGGAAAATCATCtagaaacaatcaaaatattcataataaaaaactaatatacaaaataaaaaaaattgtattttattataatgtaGGCAAATTTAAACAGCTATTAGTTCGATGGAAATCGTtttgatggatttttttatgtataataataGTCAGAGGTAATAACCATCTTTACAGCCAACAAGAAGAATAATTACTCATTCTAATCTTGAGCAGGGAATTTTTAAGATACAATTTTTAGAACCATCAACCCAGGTGTTGTGTAAATATACTATATttctatttcgtaaatatttttgttagtcCTTGACATGATTCCATTCTGTTGTCAAAATACTCTAATGAAACACATCGAAGTGTCTTTAAATATTTAAAGTCATTATCAAAGTATGCACTTTGTTCTACATCATATCTTATGTTAGCATTAAATCTTTGATGATTTATACCAGGTCTGTAACACTCTTTAACCTTCAATTTACGAGCATATGGTAGGAGATCAAAGTCTCATCTATAGTCTATAGTAAATCAATGTACAAAATTATTTCTGAAACGCTACGAATATTGTTGAGAAAATGGTATGAGTGTTCTAGTTCTAGACAATATCACTCATTTTGCTTGTAAACCAAGCCTTCCCctaaaatatttccaacattGAGGGGTTCTATTAAATTTCTTTTAGTAATTTTGCAATATATTCTGGTGCTGATATGGATAGTCTCTTGAATGAGCCTGCATTCATTGGattgtttcaacaaaaaatttggaataaattatttttagaccATGTACTGCTTTATCaatcttttcaatttttaccaaataatcTTATTGGAATGTGATAAAGATTAAAACTTTACTTTCAATATCTAGCAATACTTACATTTCTTGTTGGCGTCGGTGGAGGGGGGCCTCGATTTCTGTTATCACTGGcttgtaattgttttttaagTTCCATTTGGATACTACCGAAATTTTTTAATCCACCTGATGGACTTACTGGTTTACCACCACCTATATTACCATTTTTAAGACCCCCACCTAAACCGCCCATTGGTAAGATGGGCAAACGCATACCACTCGTTCCTCCATTTGATGGTCTGTTTGAAGCAcctaaaaaaacaataatttaatggTGATACATGGATAATTAGGTCTTAATTTCATGGTATAATTGGTGGGATAATAAAACCTTGTTTTTCTAGATACCTGACCTAAATCATGAAGGTACTGaacataatattaatataagGCATAAAAAACACATTGTAATTGTCTAACAGGAACAGAGTGAGCAAATTGGAAAATCTGGAAATGTTTCATTACTGACATAATAATCTATAGGGCAAAAGTAATATTGTGGTTTATACTGAAGtaaaaaatcaaagaagaaTTCTGTAGAAAGAGAAAATTGAGGAACAAACAAATGCGATGGAAAGAATTGggataatacaaaattttatgtataattaCAAAGTTTGCTTACTTTAgtgttttattatattgaaaagcaTAATTATATTTgggaaactaaaaaatattaattcttaCCCCCAACCATCGGTGCACTCCTATCATTTGTAACCGTCTTCTTTAATTTAGTTCCTTGTTGGATCGATTTCAATAAAGCATTTCGTTCGTTAGCACTACCTTTACCTGTTTTCGGAATTTTGGAAATAGGAGGTGGAGGTGGTGGTCCTGCTGATGCCATCGGAGGAGGAGGTGGCGGAGCAGGCATTATTGCCAATAatctgaaattaaaaataattattatgctaTTTATATCACCTATTGTGATCTAGTTAGAATCAGTTCGTATTAAATAccaaaagtattttgaaattttattaatatgtaGAAAGATTTACCTTGGAGAGAGATTGATCAGAATTACAAGAGTTATATACCTTTTTAACAGGAATTATGAAGATACAAATATACATTTAAAGAAAGCTTGTGCAAATACTTTATAAGTCAACAGTCATTTCAATGTTATGTGAATAATTTACAGCTGTACTTTGCAGTAACATGTGGTGAAGACGTTCGTTTATTTATGATTATTGCATTCACGAACTCCATATACTAAATTCACTTTTTAGGACCTGTGAAATcccaatttcgaaaaatttatcaatatatataaaatgtcaaatttagaCATATATTTTTACATCCAATAACTGTTTGCGATACTAAATTGACATTCATTTATTGTTTACCAAAGAATCTGGTTTCTTTTTGCTGTATACAAAAAACTGTTGATATTGATATGACAACTGTCATACCTTTTAACATTATATGTTCATGTTTATactatacatacatacaagatgAATTGAAGCAAGGAATTAATAACCTAGAAGCTTGGCGTTTGAAATTATTAGATATCATATTGATACCAACTATACTGCAATCATgcttaaaatatacttttaatttgaaaaacattctgTAAAACAAGGTAGACTAATTCGATAACCGACCAATTGTTAGAACGCCAAAAAGGCAATACCTTGCATGAACCGCATGGTAAAGTGGGCAAGTAAAATGTATCCCTGTAATTTATATGAATCTCAGAAAACCTGGGTCTGTTCTGAACGTCGTAGGTACTACCCTTCCACATCTACAGACAGCTGCCAACGAGTTTTGCAGTTTTCGTACATCTCCAGGAACGCCTGGACCAGAATGCTGTTCACCTCTTGTGCTACGGTCCGTTAGACCGCCTTTACTGAGTCGAGATGCTTCCTCTTGAGCCtcgaaatagaaaaaagtctGGTGGAGCCAAGAAGATCCTGGTAGATCGTTTCTCGGTTGACTTTTTGATCTTATGATGAGCTTGGCGCACACTTTTCTATCGCGATCTTGAGTTTTAGATATGCTCAATTTATCAGCAATCAACCTGACACTCATCCTACGATCactgttcaataaattttctctgGGAACTGCTTGTGCCATTCAAAAACACCCGATCTAACCATGGCAGTGTCACTGTAGGCCTCCTTAATTCTGTAGTGAGTTGCTTTGCCTGTTTTACCAAGCTTTACACAAAATTTGATCGCGTATCGCTGCTCCAAGAAATGCTCCTTGATTCTCCGTGACGAAGCGTTTCGACAGGGGTTCACAGTACAAGCGATCTGCGTTCCCAAAATCCCTCTCCTCCAATAGTGCGCGCGCAGACCGATTCTAGTCCGCACGTTCGAACAGAAAAAATCAGTCCGAATACTTTCGGAACAGACCCTATATATATGAAATTGGAAAATCGAATTAACGTTTTCTCAATGAGAATAACCAACATTTCGTTCTACCAGCGTTTTTGGTTTACTTATTTTTAAAGACGAAATAATTTTTACCTACTAAATTACGCTGTAGATTATGagagttttttaaaatcacTTTCACGTTATGTTGAATTGTTTATGAGGAGATTGCAGACATGAACGAAGAGTAACAAACTCACGGTGTGAATGAActcaagttttaaaaatatgttctcTTGATATTGGCATGGTTGATAAACgaattgtgttaattgaaatgTAAGGTTGATTACAAGCGATCATAATTTCT encodes:
- the LOC130453245 gene encoding WAS/WASL-interacting protein family member 2-like, which produces MPAPPPPPPMASAGPPPPPPISKIPKTGKGSANERNALLKSIQQGTKLKKTVTNDRSAPMVGGASNRPSNGGTSGMRLPILPMGGLGGGLKNGNIGGGKPVSPSGGLKNFGSIQMELKKQLQASDNRNRGPPPPTPTRNVPVDSGSRQLQRENITNGFHMSQLSLNSNSNIQINQSTLHRKAKSNANLSYLDSSENSNNVQPNKPVINHGKPNVAPKPPILNGKPNSLQLKINKPISRTHSLKSPRSPSPQSPDTTSAHKFGTVRHMSSIIGQSLANSSAQNSRSRPALSTRPSAPPPSIPVHVAPSYNSSPSSHTSTPLKINMVKPNHAPPPPPPVVIPQAPSHAPPPPPPPHKSQLNKTPVPPTGSNPPSPPPRHSSMRDNNNVSRTATSLEEKFKHLFQDSNMFPPPPPYKNTIKLYNSVSVKPAPVKPVTVA